In Cryptomeria japonica chromosome 10, Sugi_1.0, whole genome shotgun sequence, a genomic segment contains:
- the LOC131858701 gene encoding uncharacterized protein LOC131858701: MLLKSSSALNPKLNALPCISRTSASHSNLHKLSSSPMFKTAFSHFRLTLPHIRKPKENCFKITDTYYEEMLEANPGSPLLLRNYAKFLHEVKGDIDKAEEFYARAILAGPADGEVLSLYAQLIWETNKDVDRAQTYFEQAVQAAPHDW; this comes from the exons ATGCTACTAAAAAGTTCCTCTGCCCTCAACCCAAAATTGAATGCACTTCCTTGCATTTCAAGGACAAGTGCGAGCCATTCTAATCTGCACAAACTCTCCTCTTCTCCCATGTTCAAAACAGCTTTCTCCCATTTTCGTTTGACACTTCCTCACATCAGAAAACCAAAAGAAAATTGTTTCAAGATTACAGATACATATTATGAAGAGATGTTGGAGGCAAATCCTGGCAGTCCGCTACTGCTCAGGAACTATGCCAAATTTTTGCACGAG GTGAAAGGGGACATTGACAAGGCAGAGGAATTCTATGCAAGGGCTATTCTGGCTGGTCCTGCAGATGGAGAAGTGCTGTCACTTTATGCCCAACTGATATGGGAAACAAATAAAGATGTAGACAGAGCCCAAACTTACTTTGAACAAGCAGTGCAGGCTGCCCCTCATGACTGGTAA
- the LOC131049748 gene encoding uncharacterized protein LOC131049748 has translation MLLKNSSALNPKLSPLPCISRTSSSLSNLHKLSSSPMFKIAFSHFRLTLPHIRKPRENCFNITDIYYEEMLEANPGNALLLRNYAKFLHEVKRDIDKAEKFYARAVLASPADGEVLSLYAELVWEAHKDVDTAEAYFKQAVQAAPHDCYVIASYANFLWNLEESDG, from the exons ATGCTGCTAAAAAATTCCTCTGCCCTTAACCCTAAATTGAGTCCGCTTCCTTGCATTTCAAGGACAAGTTCGAGCCTTTCTAATCTGCACAAACTCTCCTCTTCTCCCATGTTCAAAATAGCCTTCTCCCATTTTCGTTTGACACTTCCCCACATCAGAAAACCAAGAGAAAATTGTTTCAATATTACAGATATATATTATGAAGAGATGTTGGAGGCAAATCCTGGGAATGCGCTACTGCTCAGGAACTATGCCAAATTTTTACACGAG GTGAAAAGGGACATTGACAAGGCAGAGAAATTCTATGCAAGGGCCGTTCTGGCCAGTCCTGCAGATGGAGAAGTGCTGTCACTTTATGCCGAATTGGTATGGGAAGCTCATAAAGATGTAGATACAGCCGAAGCTTACTTTAAACAAGCAGTCCAGGCTGCCCCTCATGACTG CTATGTAATTGCTTCCTATGCCAATTTTTTATGGAACTTGGAGGAGAGCGATGGTTAA